Proteins encoded together in one Carya illinoinensis cultivar Pawnee chromosome 3, C.illinoinensisPawnee_v1, whole genome shotgun sequence window:
- the LOC122302572 gene encoding uncharacterized protein LOC122302572, with protein MEATRVSSAAALHPWRPVISLPSPNCRRKQVGLTVNAGRSERNGRDYGGRLVDENMIVLRMRIREMKISETSQAEPPSNWMEWEKQYYRHYDEDVCEVIGQLQSYLMSIRPSLALGMAAVVTLSVPVSAGMFFLHVLEIAKAILAAAHV; from the coding sequence ATGGAAGCAACCAGAGTTTCATCCGCCGCCGCCCTGCATCCGTGGCGGCCTGTTATATCGTTGCCATCACCTAATTGCCGGAGAAAACAAGTTGGGCTGACAGTGAATGCAGGTAGATCAGAAAGAAATGGACGAGATTATGGGGGTCGGCTCGTGGACGAGAACATGATCGTGCTGCGAATGCGCATCAGGGAGATGAAGATTTCAGAGACGAGTCAGGCCGAGCCACCATCGAACTGGATGGAGTGGGAGAAACAATATTATAGGCATTATGATGAGGATGTTTGCGAAGTAATAGGGCAGTTGCAGTCTTATTTGATGAGTATTAGGCCAAGTTTGGCGCTGGGGATGGCTGCAGTCGTTACGTTGAGTGTTCCTGTATCTGCTGGGATGTTCTTTCTTCATGTTCTAGAGATAGCAAAGGCAATCTTAGCCGCGGCTCATGTATGA
- the LOC122302601 gene encoding uncharacterized protein LOC122302601: MEATSRCFSVVLPPPPFSFGKTRFLHGKRLRAMVFAAGRDSHEPDHRGSCWVDESMIILRKRIHEMKVIERNYEPPEEWMEWEKQYYACYDESICDWVGLLQSYLMNTRPSLALGLLALVTLGVPTTTVMILLRLMEVANGFFSAVHHV; the protein is encoded by the coding sequence ATGGAAGCGACATCTCGATGTTTCTCGGTAGTACTCCCTCCTCCACCGTTTTCCTTCGGCAAAACGAGATTCTTGCATGGGAAAAGATTGAGGGCCATGGTTTTTGCAGCTGGAAGAGACTCCCACGAGCCAGACCATAGAGGATCCTGCTGGGTCGATGAAAGCATGATAATTTTGAGGAAACGCATTCACGAGATGAAGGTGATTGAGAGGAATTACGAGCCTCCGGAGGAATGGATGGAATGGGAGAAGCAATATTACGCATGCTATGACGAATCTATTTGTGATTGGGTAGGATTACTGCAATCATATTTGATGAACACTAGGCCTAGTTTGGCTCTTGGGTTGCTTGCACTCGTCACGTTGGGTGTCCCGACTACGACGGTCATGATTCTGCTTCGTTTGATGGAGGTGGCTAATGGGTTCTTCTCCGCCGTTCATCACGTTTGA